One Syngnathus acus chromosome 13, fSynAcu1.2, whole genome shotgun sequence genomic window carries:
- the mab21l1 gene encoding putative nucleotidyltransferase MAB21L1 — protein sequence MIAAQAKLVYHLNKYYNEKCQSRKAAVSKSIREVCKVVSDVLKEVEVQEPRFISSLSEMDNRFEGLEVISPSEFEVVLYLNQMGVFNFVDDGSLPGCAVLKLSDGRKRSMSLWVEFITASGYLSARKIRSRFQTLVAQAVDKCSYRDVVKMVADTSEVRLRIRDRYVVQITPAFKCTGIWPRSAAHWPLPHIPWPGPNRVAEVKAEGFNLLSKECYSLNGKQSSAESDAWVLQFAEAENRLLLGGCRKKCLSVLKALRDRHLELPGTPLNNYHMKTLVSYECEKHPRESDWDENCLGDRLNGILLQLISCLQCRRCPHYFLPNLDLFQGKPHSALENAAKQTWRLAREILTNPKSLEKL from the coding sequence ATGATCGCCGCGCAGGCCAAGCTGGTGTACCACCTCAACAAGTACTACAACGAGAAGTGCCAGTCGCGCAAGGCGGCCGTGTCCAAGAGCATCCGCGAGGTGTGCAAGGTGGTGTCGGACGTGCTGAAGGAGGTGGAGGTGCAGGAGCCGCGCTTCATCAGCTCGCTGAGCGAGATGGACAACCGCTTCGAGGGCCTGGAGGTCATCTCGCCCAGCGAGTTCGAGGTGGTGCTCTACCTCAACCAGATGGGCGTGTTCAACTTCGTGGACGACGGCTCGCTGCCCGGCTGCGCCGTGCTCAAGCTGAGCGACGGCCGCAAGCGCAGCATGTCGCTGTGGGTGGAGTTCATCACCGCCTCCGGCTACCTGTCGGCGCGTAAGATCCGCTCGCGCTTCCAGACGCTGGTGGCTCAGGCGGTGGACAAGTGCAGCTACCGCGACGTGGTCAAGATGGTGGCGGACACCAGCGAGGTCAGGCTGCGCATCCGCGACCGCTACGTGGTGCAGATCACGCCCGCCTTCAAGTGCACGGGCATCTGGCCGCGCAGCGCCGCGCACTGGCCGCTGCCGCACATCCCCTGGCCGGGCCCCAACCGCGTGGCCGAGGTCAAGGCGGAGGGCTTCAACCTGCTCTCCAAGGAGTGCTACTCGCTCAACGGCAAGCAGAGCTCGGCCGAGAGCGACGCCTGGGTGCTGCAGTTCGCCGAGGCCGAGAACCGGCTGCTGCTGGGCGGCTGCCGCAAAAAGTGCCTGTCGGTGCTCAAGGCGCTGCGCGACCGCCACCTGGAGCTGCCCGGCACGCCGCTCAACAACTACCACATGAAGACGCTGGTGTCGTACGAGTGCGAGAAGCACCCGCGCGAGTCCGACTGGGACGAGAACTGCCTGGGCGACCGCCTCAACGGGATTCTATTGCAGCTCATCTCCTGCCTGCAGTGCCGCCGATGCCCGCACTACTTCCTGCCCAACCTCGACCTCTTCCAGGGAAAGCCGCACTCGGCCCTGGAGAACGCCGCCAAGCAGACGTGGCGCCTGGCCAGGGAGATCCTCACCAACCCCAAAAGCCTGGAGAAGCTTTGA